The Planococcus liqunii genome includes a region encoding these proteins:
- a CDS encoding manganese-dependent inorganic pyrophosphatase: MSNVFVFGHKNPDTDSICSAISYAYLKNQIGMQAEPIRLGELNNETIYALEKFAFEQPRLVERVSEEVSQVILVDHNERQQSAEDIGDVQVIEVIDHHRIANFETTDPLYFRAEPVGCTTTILLKLFKENGVEIPANIAGLMLSAIISDSLLFKSPTCTPQDIAAARELAEIAKVDAEEYGLAMLKAGADLSNKTLEDLMSLDSKEFEAGDHRFEVAQVNAIDVNDVITRQKELEVLMQQIIAEKGLDLFAFVVTDILNNNSVAIVLGRRADIIEGAFKSSVVDNRVLLPGVVSRKKQIVPVITEALS, encoded by the coding sequence ATGTCAAACGTTTTTGTATTCGGTCACAAGAATCCAGACACGGATTCTATTTGTTCGGCCATTTCATATGCTTACTTAAAAAATCAGATTGGAATGCAGGCAGAGCCAATCCGTTTAGGCGAGTTAAACAACGAAACCATTTATGCACTGGAAAAATTCGCTTTCGAACAGCCGCGCCTTGTTGAACGTGTATCGGAAGAAGTGTCGCAGGTCATCCTGGTCGACCACAACGAACGCCAGCAAAGTGCGGAAGATATTGGAGATGTCCAGGTCATCGAAGTGATTGACCATCACCGGATCGCCAATTTTGAAACAACGGATCCGCTTTATTTCCGGGCAGAGCCTGTAGGCTGCACGACGACTATCCTGCTCAAGTTGTTCAAGGAAAACGGCGTGGAAATTCCAGCGAACATTGCCGGGTTGATGCTGTCCGCCATCATTTCAGATTCACTCCTATTCAAATCACCGACCTGCACGCCTCAAGACATTGCAGCGGCACGCGAATTGGCTGAAATTGCAAAAGTGGATGCAGAAGAATACGGTCTGGCTATGCTGAAAGCAGGAGCCGATTTAAGCAATAAAACATTGGAAGATTTGATGTCTTTGGATTCCAAAGAATTCGAAGCAGGCGACCACCGTTTTGAAGTGGCTCAAGTAAATGCCATTGATGTGAACGATGTTATCACCCGTCAAAAAGAATTGGAAGTATTGATGCAGCAAATCATCGCTGAAAAAGGATTGGATTTGTTTGCGTTCGTCGTAACCGATATTTTGAACAACAACTCTGTCGCCATCGTTCTGGGCAGAAGAGCGGACATCATCGAAGGTGCGTTCAAATCAAGCGTTGTTGACAACCGCGTTCTTTTGCCAGGCGTTGTTTCGCGCAAAAAACAAATTGTACCGGTCATCACCGAAGCGCTTAGCTGA